A portion of the Saimiri boliviensis isolate mSaiBol1 chromosome 1, mSaiBol1.pri, whole genome shotgun sequence genome contains these proteins:
- the FIGLA gene encoding factor in the germline alpha: MDPAPGTLDLRAATPALLGVPQAEVLEDVLREEFGPLPQLAAICRLKRLPSGGYSSTEDLQLVLERRRVANAKERERIKNLNRGFAKLKALVPFLPQSRKPSKVDILKGATEYIQVLSHVLEEAEDLEKQDPDEHSYSSSTPAPHIPSARELSRNIIQGIGCALSLKNEEEEPWADGGSGELAHSCCQRVLSTTGVMSPTRSLDRFPEVELLSHRLPQV, from the exons ATGGACCCGGCGCCCGGCACCCTGGATCTCCGCGCCGCGACGCCCGCGCTCCTGGGCGTCCCGCAGGCGGAGGTGCTGGAGGACGTGCTGCGGGAGGAGTTCGGGCCGCTGCCCCAGCTGGCCGCCATCTGCAGGCTCAAACGGCTGCCCTCGGGCGGCTACTCTTCCACCGAAGACCTCCAGTTGGTGCTGGAGCGGCGGCGCGTGGCCAACGCTAAGGAGCGCGAGCGG ataAAAAATCTCAACCGTGGTTTTGCCAAGTTGAAGGCGCTTGTGCCATTTCTTCCCCAAAGCAGGAAGCCCAGCAAAGTTGATATCCTTAAAGGTGCAACTGAATATATACAGGTTCTCAGTCATGTTTTGGAAGAAGCCGAAGACTTAGAG AAACAAGACCCAGATGAGCACAGCTATAGTAGCAGCACTCCTGCACCACATATACCCTCCGCTAGAGAGCTATCAAGAAACATCATCCAAGGTATCGGCTGTGCTTTAAGCTTgaagaatgaagaggaagagCCTTGGGCAGATGGTGGCAGTGGTGAGCTGGCACATTCTTGTTGCCAGAGAGTGTTGTCTACAACTGGAGTCATGTCCCCAACCAGAAGTCtg